A window of the Desulfopila inferna genome harbors these coding sequences:
- the glf gene encoding UDP-galactopyranose mutase, protein MKGSIAVVGAGFSGAVISHLLACQGFQVVVFDSRPHIGGNSYTKRDTDTGIMIHVYGPHIFHTDDEEVWSFVNKFSKFIPYVNRVKITARGNVYSLPVNLHTINQFFNKAFRPDEAVTFLENLADTSFECPQTFEEQALCFIGKDLYEAFFKGYTTKQWGCAPCHLPASILQRLPVRFDYNDNYFTSKYQGIPKNGYTQLIGNILNHPNITVHLSRTFDSRQVRDFNHVFYSGPIDGFFDYSLGRLDYRTLDFEKFYYAGDYQGCAVMNYGDVEVPFTRITEHKHFSPWEEHQHSSICYREYSRICEIDDIPYYPIRLIEENPVLSKYLLYAKDLENVTFIGRLGTYRYLDMDVSIREAMDAVLKFMTNQS, encoded by the coding sequence ATGAAAGGATCAATAGCAGTAGTTGGCGCTGGATTTTCGGGAGCGGTGATCAGTCATCTCTTGGCATGCCAAGGTTTTCAAGTTGTTGTATTTGACTCCCGGCCTCATATCGGTGGCAATAGTTACACCAAAAGGGATACAGACACTGGAATTATGATCCATGTCTATGGACCGCATATATTTCATACCGATGATGAAGAGGTATGGAGTTTTGTCAACAAGTTCAGCAAATTTATACCTTATGTCAATCGAGTGAAAATTACGGCGCGGGGCAATGTTTATTCCCTGCCTGTCAACTTGCATACTATCAATCAATTTTTCAACAAAGCTTTTCGTCCTGATGAAGCCGTTACTTTTCTTGAGAATTTAGCTGACACATCATTCGAATGTCCACAAACATTCGAAGAGCAGGCGCTATGTTTTATAGGAAAGGATTTATATGAAGCGTTCTTCAAAGGGTATACGACCAAGCAGTGGGGTTGTGCCCCCTGCCACCTTCCAGCCAGCATCTTGCAGCGTTTACCTGTCCGTTTTGATTATAATGACAATTATTTTACCAGTAAATACCAGGGAATCCCTAAGAATGGATATACCCAATTAATAGGTAATATCCTGAATCATCCAAATATCACAGTTCATTTAAGTAGAACTTTTGATAGCCGACAGGTGAGAGATTTTAATCATGTCTTTTATTCAGGTCCAATTGATGGTTTTTTTGACTATTCATTGGGCCGACTTGACTATAGGACATTGGATTTCGAAAAGTTTTACTACGCTGGTGATTATCAGGGCTGCGCTGTTATGAACTATGGCGATGTCGAGGTGCCATTTACTCGCATTACCGAGCACAAGCATTTTTCGCCATGGGAAGAACATCAGCATTCGAGCATATGCTACAGGGAATACAGCCGCATATGCGAAATAGACGACATTCCCTATTATCCAATTCGCCTGATAGAGGAAAATCCAGTATTAAGTAAATACTTACTTTATGCCAAGGATTTGGAGAACGTAACTTTTATCGGACGCCTGGGCACCTACCGTTATCTGGATATGGATGTTTCTATCAGAGAAGCAATGGATGCAGTGCTAAAGTTCATGACGAACCAATCTTAG
- a CDS encoding glycosyltransferase, with protein MIINAVIVTYNRKELLLRCLEAVLQQSQNIENLYLIDNASTDGTEDFLVNKGLITNDQNLSSLVIGKTSIHYKRLAQNSGGAGGFHEGMRLAHANADYVWIMDDDGYPSRTCLEKLLVLKDTYEYIMPVSLCEKDGDRLTWFIRKKNKRFTRSYLKLRNSFNAGKMRYTVPFNGLLLSRQAIEKVGFPKKEMFIWGDDFEYQYRCIKKGIEPITNLDAIFYHPDDKATVYRVFFGAIPVNYTESKLRFTCLIRNSTYNYWNYRGKYIIFLKFILYTWLFLIEKKFAIKDYIHYLKCVADGIKGDFTRHLQFLE; from the coding sequence ATGATAATTAACGCAGTGATTGTAACATATAACAGAAAAGAACTTTTGCTTAGATGTTTAGAAGCAGTACTGCAACAATCTCAGAATATTGAGAATCTCTATCTGATCGATAATGCCTCAACTGATGGGACGGAAGATTTTTTAGTGAATAAAGGATTGATTACAAATGATCAAAATCTATCGTCATTGGTGATAGGAAAAACCTCCATTCACTATAAACGTCTAGCCCAAAATTCAGGTGGGGCTGGAGGGTTCCATGAAGGTATGAGACTTGCTCATGCTAATGCAGATTATGTCTGGATCATGGATGATGATGGCTATCCCTCAAGAACATGTCTGGAAAAGCTATTAGTCCTGAAAGATACCTATGAATACATTATGCCCGTGAGCCTTTGCGAGAAAGATGGTGATAGATTGACCTGGTTCATACGAAAAAAGAATAAACGATTCACCAGGTCTTATCTTAAACTACGTAATTCATTCAATGCCGGCAAGATGCGATATACCGTTCCTTTTAATGGACTGCTTCTGAGTCGACAAGCTATAGAAAAAGTCGGATTTCCTAAAAAAGAAATGTTTATCTGGGGAGATGATTTTGAATATCAGTATCGTTGCATTAAAAAAGGTATTGAACCCATAACAAACCTCGATGCGATTTTTTATCACCCTGACGATAAGGCAACTGTTTATCGGGTCTTCTTTGGTGCCATACCGGTTAATTACACAGAATCGAAACTCAGGTTCACATGTCTTATAAGAAATAGCACCTATAATTATTGGAATTACCGGGGGAAATACATAATTTTCCTGAAATTCATTTTATATACGTGGCTCTTTCTTATAGAGAAGAAGTTCGCTATTAAAGATTACATTCATTATTTAAAATGTGTCGCTGATGGAATTAAAGGTGATTTCACCAGGCATTTACAATTCTTAGAATAA
- a CDS encoding glycosyltransferase family 2 protein, whose amino-acid sequence MQKNRVSIITPMFNGGKLVARTIESVQAQTYEDWEMIIVDDCSSDNGLGRSIVERYLATDTRIKLIVLSANKGASGARNVGIECAEGEFIAFLDADDLWNKPFLEKQLSFMQEKSAKIVFCSYRRIAEDENVDVLPPFIVPATVNYTKILKTLPICPSTAIMNIGTLGKYYFNEEMGSLRDDYVFWLTILKNHVDFAYGNQEILASYRIRRDAVTANKFSVIKPHWMVLRHIEKLSLSKSLYYFACWALSSLWKYRIVWRS is encoded by the coding sequence ATGCAGAAAAATCGTGTTTCTATAATAACTCCAATGTTCAATGGGGGTAAGCTGGTAGCTCGAACGATAGAATCAGTCCAGGCTCAGACCTATGAAGATTGGGAAATGATCATAGTCGATGATTGTAGCAGCGATAACGGCCTGGGAAGATCTATAGTTGAAAGGTACCTGGCTACGGATACTCGCATTAAACTGATAGTCTTATCAGCCAATAAAGGTGCTTCCGGGGCTAGGAATGTAGGCATCGAATGTGCGGAAGGCGAATTTATAGCTTTTCTTGATGCCGATGATTTATGGAATAAACCATTTCTGGAAAAACAACTTTCTTTTATGCAAGAGAAAAGTGCTAAAATTGTCTTTTGTTCCTATCGAAGAATTGCTGAAGACGAAAATGTTGACGTCTTACCCCCATTTATCGTCCCAGCAACGGTTAATTACACAAAAATACTAAAAACACTACCTATCTGCCCATCTACAGCAATCATGAATATCGGCACATTGGGGAAATATTACTTCAACGAAGAGATGGGTAGTTTGCGTGATGACTATGTATTCTGGCTAACCATCCTCAAAAATCATGTCGATTTTGCCTATGGAAATCAAGAGATACTGGCTTCCTATCGAATCAGAAGGGATGCTGTTACTGCTAACAAATTCAGCGTCATAAAGCCTCACTGGATGGTACTGCGACATATCGAAAAATTATCTCTAAGCAAGAGCTTATATTACTTTGCTTGCTGGGCTCTAAGCAGTCTCTGGAAATATAGGATTGTCTGGCGCAGTTAA